One Eurosta solidaginis isolate ZX-2024a chromosome 5, ASM4086904v1, whole genome shotgun sequence DNA segment encodes these proteins:
- the LOC137233885 gene encoding tRNA (guanine(26)-N(2))-dimethyltransferase-like, with the protein MRHNGVEHLIVPSEGDAMTLMYLSTSYEKRFDVIDLDPYGCPNRFLDGAIQSLTSGGSLLVTANDMAVLAGNTPEACNAKYSSVLLRMKCCHEMGLRILLHCIETHSNRY; encoded by the exons atgcgacacaatggagtggaacatttaattgtgccaagcgaaggggatgcaat gactctcatgtacctttcaacttcatatgagaagcgtttcgatgttatagacctagatccttatggttgtccgaatcgctttctggatggcgctatacaatcactgacgagtgggggttcattacttgtaactgcgaatgatatggctgtgctggcaggcaatacgcctgaagcctgcaatgccaaatatagttctgtgcttttgcgtatgaaatgctgccatgagatgggattgcgtatactattgcattgcattgaaacgcactctaatcgctattga